From the genome of Streptomyces sp. NBC_01304:
CGGCGACGAGGTCCTCGTACCGGCCCCGGACTATCCGCTGTGGACGGCCGCCGTCGCACTGTCCGGCGGCACCGCCGTGCACTACCGGTGCGACGAGCAGTCCGACTGGATGCCGGACCTCGCCGACCTGGAGCGGAAGATCACCGACCGCACCAAGGCGATGGTGATCATCAACCCGAACAACCCGACCGGCGCCGTCTACAGCGACGAGATGGTGCGGGCCATGACGGACATCGCCCGCCGCCACAATCTGCTGGTCTGCTCCGACGAGATCTACGACAAGATCCTGTACGACGGTGCCACGCACACCCCGACGGCCGCGCTCGCCCCGGACCTGCTCACGCTCACCTTCAACGGCATGTCCAAGGCCTACCGGGTGGCCGGCTACCGCTCCGGCTGGATGGTGGTCTCCGGGCCGAAGGCCCACGCCTCGTCGTACCTGGAGGGTCTGACGATCCTCGCGAACATGCGGCTGTGCGCCAACATGCCGTCCCAGCACGGGGTGGTCGCGGCGCTCACCGGCCGGCAGACCATCAATGACCTGGTGCTGCCGGGCGGCCGGCTGCTCGAACAGCGGGACACGGCGTACGACCTGCTCACGCAGATCCCGGGTGTGACGTGCGTGAAGCCGAAGGGGGCGCTGTATCTGTTCCCGCGGCTCGACCCGAAGGTCTTCAAGATCAAGGACGACCGGCAGATGGTCCTCGATCTGCTGCGGCGCGAGAAGATCATGGTGGTGCAGGGCACGGGGTTCAACTGGCCCGACCCGGATCACTTCCGCGTGGTGACCCTGCCCACGGCGACGGACCTCACCGATGCGATCACCCGGATCGGGAACTTCCTCGACGGGTACTCGCAGCCGTAACGCGGCGAAGCGGCCAAGCGGCCAGGACAAGGTCTATGACACCCGGCCCGCACTTCTCTGCGGGTCCAGCGCGGGCCGGGGTCGTATGGGGGGGAATGAGCCCTCGGGCTCAGTGGGCGGCGGCCAGTGCGTCCTTCGCCGCCGGCGCCGCCGCGTGTACGTCCATGCGCTCGGCCGCCAGGATCGCCGCCGCCGTGTCCGCGCGGGATGCCGCGACGACCAGGGCCCGGCCCGCGAGGGCGTGTGCGCGCTGGTGCAGGGCGGCCAGGTGGGGCTCGTGGATCGCGGCCGCGACGGTCGACCTGACCGGGGGCAGGCCGCCCCTGAGCCGGGTGATCTGCCGGGCCAACTCCGCGGCGCCCGCGGTCAGTTCGGCCCGGTCCGCGGCGTCGCTCGTGAGGTCGCGGAGCTCGTCCGTGACGGCGAGGAGGGCGGCGAGGTGGC
Proteins encoded in this window:
- a CDS encoding SCO4983 family protein; this translates as MYEPIRTKSVHTTADQHPVGDFPHRSRAEELEIQLAGHLAALLAVTDELRDLTSDAADRAELTAGAAELARQITRLRGGLPPVRSTVAAAIHEPHLAALHQRAHALAGRALVVAASRADTAAAILAAERMDVHAAAPAAKDALAAAH
- a CDS encoding pyridoxal phosphate-dependent aminotransferase; this translates as MQLIQSTKLANVCYEIRGPVLEEAMRLEAAGHHILKLNTGNPAAFGFECPPEILEDVLRNVGSAHGYGDAKGLLSARRAVMMHYQTLGVETDVEHVFMGNGVSELIVMAMQGLLDDGDEVLVPAPDYPLWTAAVALSGGTAVHYRCDEQSDWMPDLADLERKITDRTKAMVIINPNNPTGAVYSDEMVRAMTDIARRHNLLVCSDEIYDKILYDGATHTPTAALAPDLLTLTFNGMSKAYRVAGYRSGWMVVSGPKAHASSYLEGLTILANMRLCANMPSQHGVVAALTGRQTINDLVLPGGRLLEQRDTAYDLLTQIPGVTCVKPKGALYLFPRLDPKVFKIKDDRQMVLDLLRREKIMVVQGTGFNWPDPDHFRVVTLPTATDLTDAITRIGNFLDGYSQP